The nucleotide window cagaatttctcagattggaagggacccataaggaACCCAACTCTTTGCTCCTCCCAGGAATGCCTAAAACTTAACCATATGACTAGGAGCATCGTCCAgctgcttcttgaactctgtcaggctggtgctgtgaccacttccctggggagcctgttccagtgcccaaccaccctgtGGCCACCCTGTGGGGGAAGacccttttcctgctgttatATGAACTTCCCTTGACACAGCCTCGTTTCATTCCCTTGGGATCTACTGCTGGCCACCACAGAGAGGAGACCATGCCTGCCCCTCGGCTGCCCTCCTCATGAGGTTgctcctcagccttctccaagtTGAACAAACCAAGCATGAGCCCAGCTGCTTCTTCTAATTTTATGCATAACATAGATGTAATTCTTCACATGAAAAATTAGCTGcacatccaggttcctgatgtaatcAGACCATACTGCTGTAAATTTCCCTGAAATACTGATTTGTTTGTGCCATTTGTCTGATTTTGTGGAACTTCTGGTTGATCAGAAACCAGATGTTTTTGACAACTTTTGAatgttaaaatttaaatgcattttttaattatttaaaagagGACAAGTGAACAAGATTAAAGTCTATTTACACACTTATGGTTGGCATCAGTTAACTCATGTGTTGGGAAAACTACATCTCCTTCTCTACATTCCCTTAAGTCCTTGGATCAAAGTCTATTCTTGGATACTGCAGTACAATATTGGAATGCCTCCACTCAGGGCAATTGATCTGCTTCTCTTACCTAGAAACACAGTGTAACTTGAGATTGGGAAGAACAAACTTTGATCAAAGAGATAAGTAAAGTTACTCGAAAAATCACACACAGGAAACTGAGCATTTAGCCATCTGGGAGTTGACTGATTCACATCTAACCACAAAAGTGAAACACACATAATTCAATTAATAAAGTTCAGGCAGACATTAAATTGACCTCACAGTTTCACTGACAGCTCTCAGCACACGTGATCAAGGTTTAAGTAATGGGAATCAAGGTCTAGGACACACTATGGAAGTTAGGAGAGaatgtttatttataaatttgCTTCAGGACCTTGTATCTGACCTTTCTTAGGCTTACCTTGTCTAAAGGACATCCAGTATTATCTCAGATAATACAGAATAAAACAGTCATGAAAATGCTTTCTGAAATTATAGTCATGCTCTTGATGATctctttaataaaatacattgtCTGTTTACACGGTTGCATATATGCATGGGTGTGTTTCATTAGCTGTTCAAATGTTTCATATACATTCCTGATCTTTGATTCAGTTAGAGAATATAGTGCATGTATCTTCTTCTGATGGAAGAAAGAAATGTCTGCCTAGAGGAGCTTAAAAATGGTTCTGAAAATACAACAAGCATAGGTTGTTTCATCCACAGTAGAATATAAAAGTACATTTACCTTTCTTAACTTTGCTGCTCCGGCACCAGAGCGAATGGCCTCCAATAGGGCTTGTCTTGCCTCCATTGGATTACCTGAAGCTGTGGCAGAGGATttaggagctgctgctgagagctgaatgggaggtggtggtggtggctggACAGGGGCAGGTGGGATACTTAGCTGCTCTTCCTGAAGGTCTTCTGCCTTCTGCAAGGACCGTTCTGCATCCCTAAAACGCTGCAGCTCTTGGGAAGCCAATGAGGAGATCTGTTCATAATGCAGTGAAAGAAGGTGGTTAATATCAAGCATGGCTAAACTGTAATAATTTGACAATATCCCACTTTCAGTACCCCAATTTCACTTTTCTTGGATGATGTAGAACTTATACAACTTTTGTTTGCTCATGGGGTTTGTCTTAGGTTGtctgtatgatgcctttatccccaatcgtctgctctgtttatgttgaataataagttctacacctttaagactCGTTCCAGGAGTGAAGGGTGGGGGGGATGAAGcgcggagtttgttttcaagaactgcactccctcctccacattcctgctcctggactgtgttgtctgcagatggacagacagtgagagagagctctcgtttgctttttctagttagttttagctagctgaggcaaagaagttccctggaatgtggggttttttccctttctttggacctgctctggactgaacaccagaagagctgcagcagcagcacctgtgcccagcgggccgggcctgggccgtggcatttccagcgccagagggactgatcagagactgagtgagcccagctgcaacccgGGGTTTTTTatgagtttgtctctctcttaGAGTGGtgagaagttttattgtttaatattgtttaagtttacttgtttaataaacaggttttttccactttcctccaaagaGGTATCTTTCCCAAACtggttggggggaggggccaattgagtctgctttcctaaaggaacccttttggggttctttccccaaatttgccctgaaccaggacaggGTTGAACATCTGTTACTACTCACTCACATCTCTCAGCTGGGCTGATTACCAGCATTGAGGACTTGGCATTGAGTCTGTCTCAGAAACTCAATCTTTATTTACTGTGAACTTCAGCATCCTGTAACTCTTCTTGGCATGCAAGGTAAGAGAAAAATTTGGACTTGGTATTAATTTGGAAACAACCACAAGGGTTTTGGAATCAGGAAGATATATTAAGGCTGCAATAGCCACCCAGGAATATGATTACTTTTTGCAGTCTGGGCTGCACAGAAATAATCTCAGATGACAGGGAAGCTCTTCCAGATCTGAGCTCTCAGACAGagcttcactgaaaaaaaagccattaaacCTAAAGTTTCCAGccatacttaaaaaaaaaaaataccagagaGAGCTACATGAAAGCACTGAGGACAAAATCAATGGATAATTCTTCCAACTGTGTTTCTGTGGAATTTCAGAAACTAAAATTTCTGCACAAATTACCAGCTTGGAAACTCATCCTACTTTAAATGCATGCAGGCAAAGAATTCAGTCTTTCAGACTAAGTCAGCTGTTCCATCAACTGTGTCAAGAGAtacatttttccattaataCCATTACTAGTAACAATCATGATGAATTGTTAGTAATTATAATGATTCAGCAATTAGTAGGAAATTCAGTACTATGGGCCAAATAGGTCTACAAGCAGATCCACTATAACTCATTTCTCAGACAAACCGAAGCACAGCTTGTGGTGAAAAATTAAAGGATTCATCTCCCCTAAAAGAATCCACAGAGAGCTCCTGTATTATATTCCTTTCCTATACacatactatatatatatatatatatatgaacatCATGTCATATTAGATAAAAGGTGAACATTTGAGACAATATGAAAGGGACATCACATCTGTATAAGCTCCCtgtacacacacaaacacactgaTTTAACTAGCACAGGTGATATGGTGTGAAAAAGCATATGGTTTCTAGGCAACTTCCTTTAAAATCATGGCACAAGCTTCTCTACCAGAGGAAAGTATTCTAAAAAGTCTCTGTGATGACTTCATTGTCAGAGCCTCTTTCACAAATTGCTATTTATTTCTAATGAATGCAGAATGCAATTAAGTACGTGTGAAGACTGCTGCTACTTAGCACATCCTGCACACAGGCTCAGAGGAAGCTGTGCCCTACCTGCAGCAAGGGCAGTAGGATATTTGAGGGGTGAAGTAATACCCTAACATAGGCAAGAGAATTTTTCTATCTTGTGCCAGCTATCTGGATATGTGCTAATGAACTGAGTCATTGCACGAGGGAAATGGAAATCTTCTTGCCAAGGACACATCTTTGGCCAGATTAGTCAACTGAGCGAAAACTAAGGCTAGAATAATGCAGGTTTTGGCTATCAGGAATAAGAGATGTTTAATGGTTAGATAAATCTTTCAGAGAGGAGGAATCATCCTGCTGTGGTGAATGTTGATGAAACATCAATATCAATCAATTGCATACAACTTGCACCATGTTAGCAGATAGGTACACAGCATGTATGATGAAGCCCTAGTGTGTTTTCAGGAAGCTGGGATTGGATATATATGGTAGGTAATGCAAATATATGAATCCAACTGCAAACTCCTAAACTGCAGCTTCTCTGCGCAGAGAAGCTGCGGATGTACCATCCCTGTTGGTGTTCGAGGGCTGGCTGGATGGGGCCTTGAGCACCCAGGTCTAATGGGAGaagtccctgcccaaggcagaggggttggaactagataatGCTTAAGACCTTTCCAACCAAAACAATTCTAAAAAGAGACCCCATCTAAATGTGAAAATGATTAATATTTTATGTCTTCTATGTACACTCCCTGTAATTTGTTTGGATTTCTACATGCTTCTTTCTAAGCTAAAAGCAGACTATTTGAAAGACTTTTTAAGTTTTATAGCAGAGAATAGGGTTGAACCTGCTGTGCTGTCTGCCTAAGTCAGATCTGGTCTTCTGTCATATGGTTACCCTGTCAACTTCTCTCTTTGCAGCACAATGTTTCATCTGTGGGATATCTGGGTTTATTCAAAACACTTAGAAGGAATAGACTGCACTTCAAAGATCACTTACCCTCATGATTCCTTACCTTTTTTAGCTTTGAGGTGCCACTGTGGCCTCTAATTGCTGCTAGTAGGGCTGAGCGCTCATTCTCTGGCTCAGCGTATGAAGATTTCCCATGATTGCCATTTAGTGCACTGTTTGAAACCTAGAATAAGAAGGGAATAAACCTCACATTTTTATTAGATATTTACTTAGAGATAGCTTGGAAACACTTTTTGGCACTTGTACCAGAATGCAAACTATGAATAAtcagtttgtctttttttgggCCTGTTTGGAAAACCTTATTCACACTGAACCGTAAGGGTATGTAGATAGTAATGCTGTACTTAGAGATGCAGTCCATAGCCCCTGAGCATGAAGTCAGTGGCATACTATTATCCCCTagtaaaacaaaatgtaattttctttcactgcaGGTATTTACAAGTTTTCTCCATGCTGTGTGTTCCTGTTTTACATAACACACTGAAATGAGGGTTTGGCTTTTAGACTAACCTCAATTACCTCTCTATGTGTATCTATCAccctctgcctcctccagctAGTGCAGCAGCCATGATGTTGCATAATATACAGGATGTGCAGAATAAGCAGCAGCTTGGTCTGTTGCCATTATAAATTTTTCAAATGCCTTGCACTTTGCCAGCTCACCAGCAACTGTACAAGTTACCAAACCTCTGGTGTCTGACAGGGTGAATATAGGGCTCTATATATTCAGGCTCTATAGGGCTCTGCAGTCTGATCATGTTAAAAAAGGTTTCCAGTTTACCTTTCTGagtttctcctttccccctccTGTTTGAATGGCTTCCATTAGGGCACTGTGCAATGATGTGTCTTTTGGAACTGGCTTTTGGATGACAGGTTTGAACTTCTTCTTTGGTCCAAAAATATTGGTCTGCACATTAACATCCAGGTCACCAACAGTATTAACATCCGAATCATCAGGTTTCTCCTCCTGTTCTGACTCTGCATTTGCTGCTGCACCATTTAGCTCAGGAGAAGCTTTAAGTGAACTAACTTGTACACCATTAGCAGGATGCCATTTAGTGACTCGTAAAGGTGAGCTGAAAGAGGATGGGACTCCTTGGAGATCAGGAGACTTGAGGGATGAGGCTGAATTAGTATGGGTCAAAGTCTCACACTTCTGGTCAAACACAGTCCTTTTCTCTGCTACACTTTGTTTGCTGTTTACACCATGATCATCTTCTGAACTGTTGTTATCCTTTGAAGAGGATTTAGTAAGTGGGACACTGGCATTCTTTTTATAGAAACTCACAGAAGTTGCTTGATTTGATGCCCTGATATTAACTACTTTGTTTTCCATGCCAGAATTATCACCAGGTGTAAACCTGTGGGATGCTTTCTGACTGCAAGCAAAAATACTTGAAAGgttttctcttgtttctgcTGATTCTGTTTCCACAGGGCTATATTTGGCCACAATAATACATCTTTTTGGTGAAACTTCTGCTTCATTCTTAACCTCTCCTGTCCCTTGCTTGTTTTCATCTTTCTCATTATATTCCATAGTGTCAGATTTAAAGGTAATTGCATTGATGTGCCTTGCAATGGCAGAGGCAACATACTGACTTGAAGTTCTCCTGTGTGGCTTTACAAATGGGAGTTCCAGCTTGTCCTTAGAAATGGCTGGGGCTGCTAATGTTACCTGGGACTGTGTAGCTGGTTTGGTCCTTTCGTTCTCAGATTGCCTTTCAGCTACCTGGGTAGTAACAGTTTGTGGTGCTGCAGGTTTTGGAGCTGAAAAACAGACAGGTTTTTGTTCATGTTTTATAGTAAAGGGCTTAGAGTTTGTGGTGACTGCTGACTTTTTAGGAAAATGCTCAGCAGAGTCATCACTTTGCTTTTCCATAGAACTTGACCTCCAGAATGCCTTCACTCTCCCAATATGAATTTCCTCACTTTCATCAGAAGAAAAACCTTGTACATGCTTACTAACACTGGTGTTTGGGCCTATAAAATTGCCCAGTTCATCTATCTTAATGGCAGCAGTGGAGACAGAAACTCCCCTATCAGAATGTCTTACTTCGGGTTTGGGAGGGACAACTTTAAACGTTGTTAAACCCATTTTAGGTTCGTAGCTTGATCCTGAATTCTGGGCACGATGACACCATATGGGTGTTGATGGAACGTctacttctgttttctttgctggTGGCCATTTGATTTCTAACtctgatttactttttttcagatatttctcCCTGCTACTGCATTCATTAACTGGTTTTAGTGTCTCTTTTGCTGTACTGATTTCAGCTGTGGCTTTGGAGTGAGATGGACTCAGCTTGGATTTGCATTCCTCAGACTTCACACCATGTTTAGGAGAGGGTTCCAGTCTTAagttcttttcatttcttttttcaaagaaGGATGTGAGAGATTCAAACATATCTCTCCTCTGTTCCACAGGCAAGTGAATGAATTCATTTTCAGATGGTTGCTGATATATTAGGTCCTTGAATACAGCTCTGTCTGTGTATCCCTTATCAAAGGAACCTGCattgttgttttcatttgtgaAGTTTCTTGCATTAACAGTGTCAGCTGACATATTGTGTGAAACCTTAATCCTCATCTCTTGATTTTCATATGAGTTAGAGGTGCTAACTTCTGGAGCATCATCTATGATTGTTACTGGAACAGAAATCAAAACATCTTGAGCTGCCTCAACTTTTCTTGTATGTGGGTTGAAGGCTTCACTGGTGTAGTCAGAGTCAGAGTTACTGACACCATCTACTGCTGCAAAATACACATACAATGTTACATATAGGCAGCATTTAGGCAATATGTCTATCAATTTCACAAACAGCCAGTACAAGTTTAAGCAAACCATGTATTTTAGTTACACACTAAGTAATAGCCTTTTTTTAATGCCtgtattacaaaaaaaaaggagacgTCCGGGTCCTTCTTATTGTCTGGTTGCTGATTAGGATCAGCAAAATATTCCTGCAGTTCTCCTGCTTCAGCCAATGGGAAACACACAAATGCAGTTGAAAGCAGAATTTCATCTATTGTTCATACCTTATCTTTGACTAATTTATCTAAGTGATAAACATTTCACCACATGACTCCAAAGGAGA belongs to Taeniopygia guttata chromosome 2, bTaeGut7.mat, whole genome shotgun sequence and includes:
- the COBL gene encoding protein cordon-bleu isoform X5; the encoded protein is METLVRPGASKPPTGKRMKARAPPPPNQPSAASRIHSEPKSPAETAVISDQNLVSMKENMINRLVDFTVVLPSGVEQKCTVQGSKAVMDVLVDLCSQYHLNPSQHSLELKSSGTQQVLSYKPNTLIGALDVQTVLLKEKIAEEKAKRPLPRVPEKSVRLVVNYLKTQKAVVRVSPEVPLHNIIPAICEKCEVSQEHIVLLRDGITGEELELTKSLEELGIKELYAWDRKKVPPSKTQSEPSLNYREPNRKASVSSDAIEKEKTRLLGLFNADRSSNKTEEYLRMNRDCGEEDVFSSASTSEGSLDGFSTAPNSPSVNSRSSSLGSSQSLGNISGMTANPEVKKRRAPPPPVATPVLPNANAELRGQERTAAQISQGASLNDLRKKKRRAPLPPAASAPPTPAMPNRTEDREDKRRSTMGDGRQVPQKPPRGTTRGPPQLVIPPPPPYPPPDSDIVDPTVCYREADVTAPTELVPKQSLLSTHDNVYVVDDTVLELSEVEETASESSCFASEDTTEDSGVVSSPSDIVSLDSQHDNMKLRDIKLVNGYTEPAEADAMCGTETGPVQNAYCPSVGPDTAPLRQDETRALAKHENEDTFIAAQLQQTLADLDDDLEVDGVSNSDSDYTSEAFNPHTRKVEAAQDVLISVPVTIIDDAPEVSTSNSYENQEMRIKVSHNMSADTVNARNFTNENNNAGSFDKGYTDRAVFKDLIYQQPSENEFIHLPVEQRRDMFESLTSFFEKRNEKNLRLEPSPKHGVKSEECKSKLSPSHSKATAEISTAKETLKPVNECSSREKYLKKSKSELEIKWPPAKKTEVDVPSTPIWCHRAQNSGSSYEPKMGLTTFKVVPPKPEVRHSDRGVSVSTAAIKIDELGNFIGPNTSVSKHVQGFSSDESEEIHIGRVKAFWRSSSMEKQSDDSAEHFPKKSAVTTNSKPFTIKHEQKPVCFSAPKPAAPQTVTTQVAERQSENERTKPATQSQVTLAAPAISKDKLELPFVKPHRRTSSQYVASAIARHINAITFKSDTMEYNEKDENKQGTGEVKNEAEVSPKRCIIVAKYSPVETESAETRENLSSIFACSQKASHRFTPGDNSGMENKVVNIRASNQATSVSFYKKNASVPLTKSSSKDNNSSEDDHGVNSKQSVAEKRTVFDQKCETLTHTNSASSLKSPDLQGVPSSFSSPLRVTKWHPANGVQVSSLKASPELNGAAANAESEQEEKPDDSDVNTVGDLDVNVQTNIFGPKKKFKPVIQKPVPKDTSLHSALMEAIQTGGGKEKLRKVSNSALNGNHGKSSYAEPENERSALLAAIRGHSGTSKLKKISSLASQELQRFRDAERSLQKAEDLQEEQLSIPPAPVQPPPPPPIQLSAAAPKSSATASGNPMEARQALLEAIRSGAGAAKLRKVPLLV